The Oscillatoria acuminata PCC 6304 genomic interval GCACTGGACTGGCGCAGGGGGAACTCACCAAAGCAAAGGTTAAACCGACTCCATAAGGTCCAGCGACGGGGAGATTGATATCCATTTGTGGGAGCGGCATTTTCACGACTCCAATTAACCACAATCCCATCACGGCCATAATCAGTCCAACGGTGATATTGATATAGCCTCGGTAATCGACCATAACGGCACCGGCGAAGGATGAAACCAAGCCAAACAGACTTAAAATGGTAACGGCACCGAGGACAAATAAGCCTGCTTTTTTAAAGGCGTCCCAACGAGAGGTAATTTTTAAGGTGCCGATATAGCTGAGGTTGACGGGCAACAGGGCTAAAATGCAGGGGGAGACACTGGCAATTCCACCCCCTAGAAATGCTAAGGGTAATAAAATTAAGGGATTGGTAGTATCTTGCTGGCTAAACCACTGTTGATAGCGGTTTTCAATCCGGGAAATGACTTGTTCAATGGGATGACTGAGGACCGGGCCGAGGGTGATGACTAGAATCAGAGAAAGTAATCCTAATCCTCCGTAAAGTAGCCATTTTTTGGCGGTTTTAGACAGTCGAGGGGGTTGATGTTCTGTGGATGACTGAGGGAGTTGGGCCATAACAATATCCGGGGTTTACCCATAAAGTGGCGGGGAGTTGTAAAAAAGAAAGTTGCTGTTTTTTGAGGGTGGGGTTTAGAACAACTAGGGGGGAGTTTAGGCGATCGCTTTTTCCAACTCTGAACGAGGGTGAA includes:
- a CDS encoding cytochrome c biogenesis protein CcdA, whose translation is MAQLPQSSTEHQPPRLSKTAKKWLLYGGLGLLSLILVITLGPVLSHPIEQVISRIENRYQQWFSQQDTTNPLILLPLAFLGGGIASVSPCILALLPVNLSYIGTLKITSRWDAFKKAGLFVLGAVTILSLFGLVSSFAGAVMVDYRGYINITVGLIMAVMGLWLIGVVKMPLPQMDINLPVAGPYGVGLTFALVSSPCASPVLFAVLAAAAATGSQLLGTLTMVSYALGYTLLIFLSSLFTGLAKQSKQLLQHSEGVIRFGSLALILTGTYYLFTGTQWFFGG